The genomic interval ttatagacatgagccaccgtgcctgacttaTCTCTTCTTTTACGTTTATTCCTTCACTCGGCCTACTAGTTAACTCCTGTATGTGAGTTAATAATTTTTACACAAAATTTCTCGGTGCATGCAACACAACTAACCAAATACCTCTGAGTTGTTATTTAACAGGGAAAGTGCAATTGTGTGAGAATGGACAAGTGTGCTGCTGGGTTTTGGGAATCACTTCTTTGGCtgaacctttttattttcttttaaatcttatgACATATGCTGTTAGTGAGTTTATATAGTTCGGTatattagtccactttcacactgccataaagaactacccaagactggataatttataaagagaagaggtttaattgactcacagttccacatggctggagaggcctcaggaaacttacaatcatggtggaagccaaaggggaagcaaggcatgtcttaccatggcagagcaggagagagagagagagagcaaagagggGAGTGCtgcacttttaaaccatcagattttgtgagaactcattcactatcaggacaacagcaagggggaaatccctccccatgatccaatcacctcccaccaggcccctcccctgacatgtggggattacagggattacaatttgacatgagatttgggtggggacacagagccaaactgtatcatttGGTTAAAGAAGTAAGTGGCCTGCATTTAACTTTTGGGActggaaaaatgaattaaaataattttttagtttacAGATATTAAAGTAAttgtgaaataaaagaaaaaatcatctgATAAAATCACATCTCATAGAAACCCAATGAATGCAACACATCTAAAATTTTATCTgcgaaaaaagagaaaaggcttGCCCTTGTGTCAGTAAAGCacagataaaaagaaagtaataaactTTTCTGGATTGATGCAATAATAGGGCATCAAGAGTGCAGGTGACAACGGAGGCTGGCAGTTCAAATGTCACACCCTGTTAGGAATGACTTTCCTTGCACAATGCTCTTCTCAGGGCACCCTTGACCTCTACGTTCCTCAGGCTGTAAATCAGGGGGTTCAGCATTGGGttgaaaaaactgtaaaatagaaaaaggatCTTTTGCTGCTCCTCAGGATGGCAGGACTTGGGGGCCATGTACATGATGATGGCACTGCCAAAGAAGAGCCCCACCAcacagaggtgggaggagcaggtgGAGAAGGCCTTTCTGCGGCCCTCCCCAGACTGGATCCTCAGGATGGCCATCAGGGTGCATGAGTAGGAGACCAGCACCAGGCAGAGCGGCCCCACCAGAAAGAACACACAGGCTGCAAAGATGACCACCTGGTTGAGCCAGGTGTCAGCACAGGCCAGCCTGAGAACAGACAGGATTTCATAGAAGAAGTGGTTGATTTCATGAGGCCCGCAGAAGGGCAGTCTTAGGATGAGAACCACATGGACCAGAGCCAGGAGGGAGCCACATGTCCAAGAAGTGATGGCCAGGGTGATGCAGACTCTCCAGGTCATGATGACGGAATATTGGAGAGGGTGGCAAATGGCCACGTAACGATCGTAGGACATCACCACCAGCAGGAGACATTCGCTGTGTCCAAAAGTCAAAAAGGGAAAGGTCTGCATCATGCAGCCAGCAAAAGAGATGGGCTTGGCTGGATGCAGGAGGTTCACCAGCATCTGAGGCACCGTGTTGCAGGCATAGGTGATGTCGACAACACCCAGGTGTGAGAGGAAGAAGTACATGGGGGTGTGGAGTCTGGAGTCCAGTGAGATGAGCCCCAGGATAGTCCCATTCCCCAGTAGGGTGAAGGCATAAAACAGGGAGAAGAGCCCAAAGAGGAGAATCTGAATCCTTGGGTCCAGGAGAAATCCCAGCAGGAGGAACTCTGTGACCATTGTCTGATTTTTCACCATTTCACTAgtaaaaaaaccaaccaaacacacaaacaaacaaaaaaacaagcagcTATGTGACacacttttttaaaagtctattttatttattgttttataaatttttagttTGTGGAAAATTGTTAGTAAATGTCTTCAAGAACTCATTCAGTTATACATAAGTAAAGTTTTACTTGAAAACTTGCTGTTAATTCAGTCCTTCATATTTGTAACAATCGCTATACCTGAAATCCCAAATGCAAGAAATTATTTTTCGAATAGAAAAAGGGTAGCTGACTTCAGCAACAAGAATTGCAATATACTATATAAGTAACCAACAGAAAGAAATTATTGACAAATCAGTAATTCAGTTTGGCACTTGACAAATGGCAGCATCAACGAATTAGCAGTAAGATGCTTAGCCTGTGAATTGGTGGTGTGCTGAATTGATGAATTTGTCTTCTTGACCTTGAATCTTCGATCACAGTTTCCTTAACGTACTTCAACATGGTTTTTGGTGCAAACATTTGTCAGTGCCATTGCAATAACAAAATAACTCGAGGCTTATCTACTTTACTGAGATTAAAGTGAGGAAAGGCACTGTTTTTGGCCAGTCCCTAGTTTAATTGTTGTCAATACCAATTGGGATATTAAGCAGTGTTTCCCAAGGATGTAAGAGACAGACCTgcactctgagaaataaatttgtgaaaCTCACATGTAACTGATGAGAATAACAATCTAGAGGTGAGAAACACTACACTTTCAGGAAACATGTGAGTGGAGAGTTTGAGGAGCTTCCAGAAGGCCACTGCTGGTGCTTTGATGGAatctctgggaggcagagcagaaGAATGTGATTCATTCAGTGAGCCCAAGTATAGTCAGTTGTGTGGTGTGCCCGTCTGGAGAAAGACTGTAGGAAAAAGAAGGCAGGTAACCAATACGGAGTGTAGTCATCAGGCCAGAGGGGCAGCATTTGGCAATGCATCCTTAATGACATTCAGGGTAAGGAAAAAGAGGAACCAGCTGCCCCAGGATCCTAGTCACCTGGTGATTCTATGTCTACAGTCTGGATAGATGGTTTGGGTAAATAGCCCTAGCTAGTAAAATCTCTAATTAGCCCCTCTTGCTCTGATGTCATATTCATCAATTAACTGTTAGGTAATAATTTATCTTCTTGAGCAGTtatttctacaaagaagaaaTGTGTTGAGTAGTAAAGTTCTTGGCTCCTTTTGCAGTCACATTTTgaagtttaaataaatgaatgtttagGTATTCTGGCTTATGCATTTTCCTCTTTTGATTTTGGGTAGTGTGATGCAGTTCCTGAACAAAATTCCTAAAGCtgaatttaaaatgtgaggaccAGACTCTGGGTCAAGGAAACCTCACTGAAGCAAGAGTTGCGGAAAGAGACAGATCGTTTCTAACAGCAACAGATGAGATCTATTTTCTTATAAGCATTATTGATAGGTGATCAAGTTACCTTGACacaaaaataatctaaataatatattaaacattCCTCACATGTGACCAGGACTTATTAAATTTTAGGTTGATAGTAAAAATTTCTCAGTAGGTGCTGtcacatgcacctgtagttccagttacctgggaggctgaagcaggaggatagcttgagcccaagtgttccagaacagcctggataacatagcaagCCCTCGTctcataaaataacataaaataaaaaatttatgtgTTTATCAAACtttctaaatttactttttaaactcataaggcatagaaaaatatttgactgTGAAAGATATGTACAAACCCACCCacttataaaataataacttcctttctcaatttttcatttccctcaaaaggaagacataaaggaaaaaagaaacacagtgaaaaccatgattttggccgggcgtggtggctcacgcctgtaatcccagcactttgggaggctgaggcgggcggatcacaaggtcaggagatcgagaccacggtgaaaccccatctctactaaaaaaaatacaaaaaagtagccgggcgcggtggcgggcgcctgtagtcccagctactcgggaggctgaggcaggagaatggcgtaaacccgggaggcagagcttgcagtgagccgagatcgcgccactgcactccagcctggtggacagagcgagactccgtctcaaaaaaaaaaaaaaaaaaaaaacatgattttttgaAGCCAACTGAAAGACAGgtgtaaaagaaggaaaataaggtACCTGATAGTCTGCATATCCTTTTAGAACAGCAGTCCTGTTTGATTCAGTcttgatttcttttaaagaaatggagggggcatgttcatttttatatccCTTTAATTGTGTATATTAATACACATTTGTCAAatgacatataaataaatataagcaaaTGAATTAATAACTAAGTATTGATGTCCTTATATTAGATCTGGTTTCTTTTATAGTATAGTCTCATATAATTATGCCAAGTTTAGCCCCTTCctcccaaaagaaataaaatgctacaGTTCAGAAGAATTTCATCCCTAATGatctgaattaaaatgaaattttaaaaatgtgtcaagAACAACAGGAGGATTCATAAAGTGTTTAAACACTTGAATTTTGAATCacttctcttttatctttttttaaattttatttgatacCTATGTGACGTACTTAATGTTAATTAAAGACCATCAAGAGGAAACCAGAGTAGATTTCTAGGGGGTTGGAAGGAATGGACTGGGTGATTTTGCTCTACCTTGACACACCTTCTAATTCCAAATGTAGCTTTCAGGCATAGAGATGTACATTATGTATGTacaatttcagaattttaaaaaatgacagattATCTGGTTAATACATGGTAAGGAAACtagaattttaaagtaaatatctaAGAAGgcatttgtttctttatatataaGCAAAACAGCATAACTTTATCgaacctgcattttaaaaagcaaatctcaAACTTTAATGATCTGTCagattcttttctaaaattttgagcATGGGTGAAGCAGAATCACTAAAGTGATTACCTATAGTTAATCTGTGGCTCAGCTGAGCTGCAGGGCTGTTTACTTGTAAGTAacaagcaagaaattaaaactgatttATTGCTTACATAGTTATGAGCCAAGACTTTGCAAAGTTGTCTTATGGAGTCATAGTTGATAATGTAAGTAAGTTTTCTGGATATAAGAACTGTCGTGGGCCATGAAGAACTGAGTGTCAGTTTCATGTAACTACTGTCTAAGCAATAATCTGGTAAAGGCTGATAACAATTGATCCTACTCTTGAGTGCTTCCTGTGAACTGGGCGCTGGAGGAGCACGGTGTAGCAAGTTGATGGTTCTGAGCTTATGAAGATTTCATTGTGAAGATGTGCCTCGGgaggaaaagcagaaataaataaaaaggtatacattaaacaaaaatcctataaaaagaaaacttaaagtattattattacatCATTTTCCTACTTTGTTATACCACCACTTCCAACCTCAGTTCTTTTTCTGTACTCTTTCCATGTGCACCACAAAAACTTATCCTCCAGTCTATGGAAAATCTAATATTTATACATACTTATTTAGTACATTCCAGGTGCCTTATGCCCTCTTTAGTGCCATGCTCAATTTAAGATAAGACACTGATTTAGCATCCATTTGGGTTTATATTCATTGCAGTAAATATATTCTCATAGATTAGCATCTATTGTGCTGTACTGACAATAATtaaatgcataatttataaaacagCTGACCTGTATTAATTTTCCTGAGATGTAACATCCCTCCATAATATACTGTGCTATACTTTCCTTTGGCTGGGaaaattattttgtacattttatcaAAATCTAGGAAACAGCAATTTCTGACTTCTTTTGTGAGTGTCATCTTTCCCAAATAAATCTCTATCACATAGATATTTCTCCACCAAAGAAACATATATAGCCAAGTCCTAAACACTTTTACATAATTTGCACATCAAATGTGCATCTATTTTTCCCCTGGAACTACTGATATATAATATGAATGATGAGCATATATGTTTagccataaaagaaataatttacttCCCTTCTCAATACTTAATAAAAAGCGTCAGTAACAGAGTGAGAGTTAACCAAAGCCTAGGAGCTACAACATGTCTAAGAGGAATTCATGGTAAAGTAAAGAAAGGCAATCTGATTAGCTCCCACATTTGGACTCAAGGATCTCAGAAGGGTGAAGCACCTGAAGGTTTCTGGGAGTTTCAGTGGGAGCTGCAGAatctttgcttctgtttctgaTTGAAAATGTATCAGAATCCTCAGCAAAGGAGGTGTTATTCTCTGATGGGCTCAGTCTGGTTGGCAGTTCAGGGCTCTCTGTAGGGACTGGGCTATGAAACCTCCTGCATGCTCACCTCCTCAGGGAAGGAGAGGCAAGCAAttgtcattttctatttctgttctcAACCCCAGCAGGATGCACAATTAAGAAACCCAGACAGCCACAGAGCACACCTCTGAGACAACATCTCTCATTACCATCCCGGAATGCTTGGCATTATTTGAATTTCATGAATACCCACATTGCCCTTGTTCCCCAATCTCCAGATGGTTCAAGTGAACCTGTCAGGAAGCAGGAACAACGTGACAATGAATAAGCTCCTGGTGTGAACCTCTGGAGCTCGGCTTCTCTCTGATGTAATCTGGGTTCCTTGTGTGGCAGCAGAAATGGGAAGAAAGGACCTGAAATATGAGTTGATTCCAAGTGACCCTCTAAGGTTAGAGAGGCAGGGAGCAGACAAGGAAGTCCAAAGTGTCCCAGTGGGGCTTATTAGAACCTACCTTAAGGAAACGTTTTTCTAGGGGACAAAACACCAGTGCAAATCCACTGCTGGAAATGTTTTCTCTAATGTCTATTATGAAATGGAGAGATTTTGAGTTCAGCTCCTCtcgggaggggaggaaagaatcCTCTCCAAGGTAGCTTCCTCTAGCAGTTTCCTGCCTCTTATGGGATAAGAAGATTTCCTGTCTAAGATATTgtcatatttatttgtattttgctgAGTTCTTTTACTGGATATGAGGCAGTCAAAATGTTATTTGGAAATCTCCTATCAGTCAGTCATGCAATTTAGAAGGATGTTAGTTCCATAGTGTGGTCTCTGACTTCCTAAGGTTTAGAATAAACTCAGAGGGCAATCTGGCACAGTTATTAAGGTTTGGGAGTATGCCCATCTGTGCTCTGACTACACATCCACCGCGAGAAGAAACATACATGTGAGGACACCAAAAACACTATATGGAAATCTTGTTGCACAGTAGGCCACCCATCAATCTTacagctttcctttttctttttat from Rhinopithecus roxellana isolate Shanxi Qingling chromosome 6, ASM756505v1, whole genome shotgun sequence carries:
- the LOC104674942 gene encoding olfactory receptor 2A1/2A42-like; amino-acid sequence: MVKNQTMVTEFLLLGFLLDPRIQILLFGLFSLFYAFTLLGNGTILGLISLDSRLHTPMYFFLSHLGVVDITYACNTVPQMLVNLLHPAKPISFAGCMMQTFPFLTFGHSECLLLVVMSYDRYVAICHPLQYSVIMTWRVCITLAITSWTCGSLLALVHVVLILRLPFCGPHEINHFFYEILSVLRLACADTWLNQVVIFAACVFFLVGPLCLVLVSYSCTLMAILRIQSGEGRRKAFSTCSSHLCVVGLFFGSAIIMYMAPKSCHPEEQQKILFLFYSFFNPMLNPLIYSLRNVEVKGALRRALCKESHS